A stretch of the Bos indicus isolate NIAB-ARS_2022 breed Sahiwal x Tharparkar chromosome 13, NIAB-ARS_B.indTharparkar_mat_pri_1.0, whole genome shotgun sequence genome encodes the following:
- the FLRT3 gene encoding leucine-rich repeat transmembrane protein FLRT3: MISPAWSIFLIGTKIGLFLQVAPLSVMAKPCPSVCRCDAGFIYCNDRFLTSIPTGIPEDATTLYLQNNQINNAGIPSDLKNLLKVERIYLYHNSLDEFPTNLPKYVKELHLQENNIRTITYDSLSKIPYLEELHLDDNSVSAVSIEEGAFRDSNYLRLLFLSRNHLSTIPWGLPRTIEELRLDDNRISTISSPSLQGLTSLKRLVLDGNLLNNHGLGDKVFFNLVNLTELSLVRNSLTAAPVNLPGTNLRKLYLQDNHINRVPPNAFSYLRQLYRLDMSNNNLSNLPQGIFDDLDNITQLILRNNPWYCGCKMKWVRDWLQSLPVKVNVRGLMCQAPEKVRGMAIKDLNAELFDCKDNPVVSTIQITTGTPNTVHPAQGQWPAPVTKQPDTKNPKLTKDQRTTGIPSRKTITITVKSVTSDTIHISWKLVLPMTALRLSWLKLDHSPAFGSITETIVTGERSEYLVTALEPDSPYRVCMVPMETSNLYLFDETPVCIETETAPLRMYNPTTTLNREQEKEPYKNPNLPLAAIIGGAVALVTIALLALVCWYVHRNGSLFSRNCAYSKGRRRKDDYAEAGTKKDNSILEIRETSFQMLPISNEPISKEEFVIHTIFPPNGMNLYKNNHSESSSNRSYRDSGIPDSDHSHS; this comes from the coding sequence ATGATCAGCCCAGCCTGGAGCATCTTCCTCATTGGGACTAAAATTGGGCTGTTCCTCCAGGTGGCACCGCTATCAGTTATGGCTAAACCCTGTCCATCCGTGTGCCGCTGCGATGCCGGTTTCATTTACTGTAATGATCGCTTTCTGACATCCATTCCAACAGGAATACCAGAGGATGCTACAACTCTCTACCTTCagaacaaccaaataaataatgcTGGGATTCCATCAGATTTGAAAAACTTGCTGAAAGTAGAAAGAATATACCTATATCACAACAGTTTAGATGAATTTCCTACCAATCTACCAAAGTACGTCAAAGAGTTACATCTGCAAGAAAATAACATAAGAACCATCACTTATGATTCACTTTCAAAAATTCCCTATCTGGAAGAATTACATTTAGATGATAACTCTGTCTCAGCTGTTAGCATTGAAGAGGGGGCATTCAGAGACAGTAACTATCTCCGGCTGCTTTTCCTGTCTCGTAATCACCTTAGCACAATCCCCTGGGGTTTGCCCAGGACTATAGAAGAGCTCCGCTTGGATGATAATCGTATATCCACCATCTCATCACCATCTCTTCAAGGTCTCACTAGCCTAAAACGCCTGGTTTTGGATGGAAACCTGCTGAACAACCATGGATTAGGTGATAAAGTTTTCTTCAACCTAGTCAACTTAACAGAACTCTCACTGGTACGGAATTCCCTGACTGCTGCACCAGTAAACCTTCCAGGCACAAACCTGAGGAAGCTTTATCTTCAAGATAACCATATCAATAGGGTGCCCCCAAATGCTTTTTCTTATCTGAGGCAGCTGTATCGACTTGATATGTCCAATAATAACCTAAGTAATTTACCTCAGGGTATCTTTGATGATTTGGACAATATAACACAATTGATTCTTCGGAACAATCCCTGGTATTGCGGGTGCAAGATGAAATGGGTACGTGACTGGTTACAATCACTACCTGTGAAGGTCAATGTGCGTGGGCTCATGTGCCAAGCCCCAGAAAAGGTTCGAGGGATGGCTATCAAGGACCTCAATGCAGAACTATTTGATTGTAAGGACAACCCGGTTGTAAGCACCATTCAGATAACCACCGGGACGCCCAATACAGTGCATCCTGCTCAAGGACAGTGGCCAGCTCCTGTGACCAAACAACCAGACACGAAGAACCCCAAACTCACTAAGGATCAGCGAACCACAGGGATTCCATCAAGAAAAACAATTACCATTACTGTGAAATCTGTCACCTCTGACACAATTCATATCTCTTGGAAACTTGTCCTACCTATGACGGCTTTAAGACTCAGCTGGCTCAAACTGGACCACAGCCCAGCGTTTGGATCTATAACTGAAACAATTGTAACAGGAGAACGCAGCGAATACTTGGTCACAGCCCTGGAGCCTGATTCACCCTATCGAGTCTGCATGGTTCCCATGGAAACCAGTAACCTCTATCTATTCGATGAAACTCCTGTTTGTATTGAGACTGAAACTGCACCCCTTCGAATGTACAACCCTACAACCACCCTTAATCGAGAGCAAGAGAAAGAACCTTACAAAAACCCCAATTTGCCACTGGCTGCCATCATTGGCGGGGCTGTGGCCCTGGTGACCATCGCCCTGCTCGCTTTGGTGTGCTGGTACGTTCATAGGAATGGATCCCTCTTCTCACGGAACTGTGCGTACAGcaaagggaggagaagaaaggacGACTACGCGGAAGCTGGCACCAAGAAGGACAACTCCATCCTGGAAATCAGGGAGACTTCTTTTCAGATGTTACCAATAAGCAATGAACCCATCTCAAAGGAAGAATTTGTAATACACACCATATTTCCTCCTAATGGAATGAATCTGTACAAAAACAATCACAGTGAAAGCAGTAGTAACCGAAGCTATAGAGACAGCGGTATTCCAGACTCagatcactcacactcatga